The genomic stretch CTTCGACGTACACTCCGCCGGCGCCGACCACCATCACCGGCCCGAACACCGGGTCGAGGCTGGCACCGATCAGCACCTCATGCAGGCCGGCCACCATGGGGGCGACGAGGAAGCCGTCGAGCGCGACGCCGTGCCGCTCCGCCGACGCGGCGATCTCCTCCGCGGCGGCGCGGGCCTCGGCGGGCGAGGAGCGGCGCAGCTGCACCAGGCCGAGCTCGGACTTGTGCCCGGTCTCGCTGGTGCTGCCCTTGACCACGACCGAGGGCACGCCCAGCCGGGTGAACGCGCCCGCCACCTGCGCCGGGTCCGGCACGAACTCGTGCGCCACCACCGGCACGCCCAGCTCGGCGAGCGCCGCGAGGCTGTCGGCCTCGTTGAGCTGGCGCGGGTGGAGCGGTTCGCGGGGGCCAACCGCCGGCCGGGGCAGGCCGTCGGCGCGCGCCATCCGCCGGCGGTGGGCCAGGTACTGCCCGAGCGCGGCGACGGCGCCGGACTCCTCCTCGAAGACCGGCAGCCCGGTCCGGACGAACGGCTCGGCCACGTTCGGCTGCGGCACCGCGAGCACCAACGGGGTGCCGGAGGCGGCGAAGGCCGCGGCGTCGCTCGCGAACTGCTCGACGTCGTAGCCGCGGCCGGCGACCGGGATCGCCAGCAGACAGGCGTCGACGTTCGGGTCGGCGCCCAGGATGGGCAGCACCCGGCCGAAGATGGTGCTGTCGGTGAGCAGCGCGGCGGTCACGTCGACCGGGTTACCGGTGGCGGCGAAGGCCGGGAGCTCCCGCTTCAGCCCCTCGACGGTGTCGGGGGCCAGCTCGGCGAGCGGCAGCCCCTCGTCCTCGGCGGCGTCGGCGGCCAGCACGCAGACCGCACCCGAGTTGCTCACCACGGCCAGCCGGTTCCCCCGCGGCCGCCAGTCGCGCAGGTACAGCTCGCTGGCGGCGACCAGCTCGCGCACGCTGTGCACCTGCCAGATGCCCACCCGCTCGAAGAACGCGTCGAGCACTCGCCGCTCGGTGGCCAGCGCCCCGGTGTGCGAGGCGGCGGCACGGCTGCCGCCGGCACTGCGGCCGCCGACGAGCGCGACGACCGGGGTGTCGTTGCGGCGGGACTTCTCCCCCAGCGCTATTAGCGACTCGGGGTCGGCGACGTTCTCCAGGTACAGCAGCAGCAGCTTCAGCTCGGGGTCGTCGATGGCGGCCGCGGCCAGCTCGGCGGCCGAGACGTCGGCGTCGTTGCCGGTGCCGTGCACGTACCGCACCCCGATGCCGCGGCGGCGGAGGATGCCGTAGGGCACCGAGGCCAGCGCACCGCTCTGGCTGACGATGCCGACCGGGCCGTCCTCGGGAGGCTCCTCGGTGAACAGCGTGGAGAAGCCGAGCACCGCACCGGAGGAGAAGGTGGCCAGCCCTTGGGAGTTGGGGCCGACGATGCGCATGCCGCTGCGGCGGGCGTGTCCCAGCAGCTCGGCCTGCAGCCGCTCCCCCTCGGCGGTGCCCGTCTCGGCGAAGCCGGAGGACATTACCACGCAGCCCGGCACGCCCATGTCGGCGGCGGTGGCCACCGCCTCGACGGCGGCGGCGCCGGGCACGGCGATGAGCGCGACGTCGGGGACCACCGGGGAGTCCTGCAGCGACGGGACCGCGGGCAGGCCCTGCACGGTGTCCCGCCGGGGGTTGACCGGGACGACCCGCCCGGCGAAACCGAACTCGCGCATGTAGCGCAGCGGCCGGCCGCCGATCTTCTCGGTGTCGTCGGAGGCACCGACGACCGCGACCGAGGAGGGGCGGTGGAAGAAGTCGAGGCTGGCGCGGGGGGTGCTCATGTTGATCCTTCTCGGGCGAAGCTCGGGACGAGCAGGGAGGTGTCCCCGGGTCGGGCGGGATCGCCGTCCCCGGAATCGGGCAGGAAGACGACCCGAGCGCGGTCCCCGGGGGCCAGCGCGTCGTCGCGCATGCGACCCATCACCAGCGGCCCCTCGTCGAGCTCGACGAGCACGAGGCCCAGCGGCGCAGTTTCCGCCGGCTGGGCCGAGGCGTGCAGGCGGGTCACCGCGACGCACAGGCCGCCGCCGCCGGCGGCCGAAGGGGTGGCCTCGCGGCTGCCGCAGTTCGGGCAGCGCTCGCGGGGCAGGTACCACCGCGCGCCGCACCGGTCGCAGCGCGTCACGACCAGCCGCGGCTCGCCCCGGGTCCAGTCCACCGGCGTCGCGGCGCTCATGGGCCACCGCCGCGGCGAAGCACGACGCCGACGTGCGCCGAGAGCACGCCGCCGTCGGCGTGCACGTAACCGGCGTGGCAGGAGGCCACCTGGCTGGCGCCGCGCTCGTGCCGCAGCTGCGCGGCGACCTCGGCGACGTGCGCCATGCCGCCGCCGACGCCGCAGTGGCCGTAGGAGAGCAGGCCGCCGTGGGTGTTCATCGGGTAGCGGCCGTCGATCTCGAAGGCGCCGGCGGAGGCGTAGGCGCCGGCGCGACCCTCGGGCACCAGCCCAAGCTCCTCCAGCAGCAGCGCCACGGTGATCGAAAAGCTGTCGTAGATGCCGTAGACGGTGATGTCGTCCCAGCCGAGGCCGGCCTCGGCTAGTGCGCCGCGGGCGGCCCGCGCGGCGCCGGTGTCGGCCGGGTCGAGCGCGGACAGGTGCTGGTGGCGGTGCGCCTGCCCGGTACCGGCGATGGTCAGCGAGCGGTCGGAGGTCGGCGCGGCGGAGACGACGAACGCCGCACCCCCGTCGGAGACCGGGCAGCAGTCGAGCAGCCGGAGCGGCTCGGCGACCGGGCGCGAGGCGAGGACGTCCTCGACGGTGATCGGCTTCTGGAACTGGGCGCCCTGCTTGCGCCCGGCGTGGCGGCGCATCTGCACCGGCAGCGCGGCTAGCCCGTCGGGGCTCAGCCCGTGGCTCCACAGGTATCGCGAGGCCAGCAGCGCGTAGTACGCGGGGACGGTCCCGCCGAGCGGCACCTCGTAATCGGCGTGCCCCACCTGGGCCAGCACGGCGGTGGAGGTCTGCCGCGACTGGCCGCTGGCCCGGTTTTCCCCGGCCACGACGAGCACGTGCCGGGCGGTCCCGGTCTGCACCAGCCGCGCGGCCTGCACCAGCATCGCCAGCCCGGTCGCACCGCCGACGCTCATGCCGAAGGCGGTGGCCGGGCGCACGCCGAAGCGCTCGGCGAACAGGTCGGCCGGCATCAGATGGCCGGCGACCGTGGAGTAGCCCGGCCAGGACGGCGTCGACCTGGTCGGCGTCCACCCTGGCGTCGGCCAGGGCCAGCTCGGCGGCGGCGCACTGCCAGTCGAGCGAGTCGCGGCCCGGCTGCCGGCCGAACGCGGTCACGCCCACACCGGTCAGCTGGGCGGTCACGGACCGGTGCCCGACTGCTCGGGGTCGCGCAGCGCCTGCTTCTGGATCTTGCCGGTGGAGGTCTTGGGCAGCTCGGTGAACCGGATCTGGCGGGGCACTTTGAAGCCCGCCAGGTGCTGGCGCACGTGGGCGACCAGGTCGTCGGCGGTGACGGTGGCGCCGGGCCGGACGGTGACGAAGGCGATGGGCACCTCGCCCCACTTGTCGTCGGGCCGGCCGACGACGGCCGACTCGAGCACGTCGGGGTGGGCGTCGATCACCCGCTCGACCTCGACCGAGGCCACGTTCTCCCCGCCGGTGATGATGATGTCCTTGGCGCGGTCCCGGATCTCGACGTACCCGTCGGGGTGGTGCACGGCCAGGTCGCCGGTGCGGAACCAGCGGTCGACGGTGACCGCGGCGGTGGCCTCGGCGTCGGAGTAGTAGCCGAGCATCACGTCGTTGCCGCGGGCCACGATCTCCCCGATCGTGGTGGCGTCGCGAGGCACATCCTTGCCGTCGCCGTCCACGACCCGCAGCGGATCGGCGATGACGTTGCCCACCCCCTGCCGGGCGCGCAGCGCCGCCTTGGTGTCGGCGTCGAGCTCGTCCCACTGCGACTGCCAGTCGTTGATCGCGATCGGTCCGAACGTCTCGGTCAGCCCGTAGAGGTGGGTGACGTCCATGCCGAGCCGGTCCAGCCGGCCGAGCAGCGTCGGGGACGGCGGGGCGCCGCCGGTCTGCACGGCGATCCGCCGCTCGAATTCCGGGCCGGCCGCGCCCTGCGCCCCGGCGATCATGGTGAGCACCGTGGGGGCGGCGCTGAAGT from Blastococcus sp. PRF04-17 encodes the following:
- a CDS encoding Zn-ribbon domain-containing OB-fold protein, which gives rise to MSAATPVDWTRGEPRLVVTRCDRCGARWYLPRERCPNCGSREATPSAAGGGGLCVAVTRLHASAQPAETAPLGLVLVELDEGPLVMGRMRDDALAPGDRARVVFLPDSGDGDPARPGDTSLLVPSFAREGST
- a CDS encoding thiolase family protein, whose amino-acid sequence is MPADLFAERFGVRPATAFGMSVGGATGLAMLVQAARLVQTGTARHVLVVAGENRASGQSRQTSTAVLAQVGHADYEVPLGGTVPAYYALLASRYLWSHGLSPDGLAALPVQMRRHAGRKQGAQFQKPITVEDVLASRPVAEPLRLLDCCPVSDGGAAFVVSAAPTSDRSLTIAGTGQAHRHQHLSALDPADTGAARAARGALAEAGLGWDDITVYGIYDSFSITVALLLEELGLVPEGRAGAYASAGAFEIDGRYPMNTHGGLLSYGHCGVGGGMAHVAEVAAQLRHERGASQVASCHAGYVHADGGVLSAHVGVVLRRGGGP
- a CDS encoding acetate--CoA ligase family protein, whose protein sequence is MSTPRASLDFFHRPSSVAVVGASDDTEKIGGRPLRYMREFGFAGRVVPVNPRRDTVQGLPAVPSLQDSPVVPDVALIAVPGAAAVEAVATAADMGVPGCVVMSSGFAETGTAEGERLQAELLGHARRSGMRIVGPNSQGLATFSSGAVLGFSTLFTEEPPEDGPVGIVSQSGALASVPYGILRRRGIGVRYVHGTGNDADVSAAELAAAAIDDPELKLLLLYLENVADPESLIALGEKSRRNDTPVVALVGGRSAGGSRAAASHTGALATERRVLDAFFERVGIWQVHSVRELVAASELYLRDWRPRGNRLAVVSNSGAVCVLAADAAEDEGLPLAELAPDTVEGLKRELPAFAATGNPVDVTAALLTDSTIFGRVLPILGADPNVDACLLAIPVAGRGYDVEQFASDAAAFAASGTPLVLAVPQPNVAEPFVRTGLPVFEEESGAVAALGQYLAHRRRMARADGLPRPAVGPREPLHPRQLNEADSLAALAELGVPVVAHEFVPDPAQVAGAFTRLGVPSVVVKGSTSETGHKSELGLVQLRRSSPAEARAAAEEIAASAERHGVALDGFLVAPMVAGLHEVLIGASLDPVFGPVMVVGAGGVYVEAMSDTRVLLAPCTPEEVHEAIAQLRMAPVLAGLRGQPAADVDAWVKAVVRASEVLADAASPIAGFDANPVMLLRHGAAAVDAVVLRR
- a CDS encoding AMP-binding protein, producing MLVPLNIRLSKAEIAHILDHSGATLLVLTEEFAEIGQAVATERGIPVLLAGPDGDYEARLADAGPALVPCTDERGLLGINYTSGTTGRPKGVMTHHRGAYLQSLALMVHSRMDAGSVYLWTLPMFHCNGWCMTWGVTGIGGTHVCLRRIDPERIWQLLRTEGVTHFSAAPTVLTMIAGAQGAAGPEFERRIAVQTGGAPPSPTLLGRLDRLGMDVTHLYGLTETFGPIAINDWQSQWDELDADTKAALRARQGVGNVIADPLRVVDGDGKDVPRDATTIGEIVARGNDVMLGYYSDAEATAAVTVDRWFRTGDLAVHHPDGYVEIRDRAKDIIITGGENVASVEVERVIDAHPDVLESAVVGRPDDKWGEVPIAFVTVRPGATVTADDLVAHVRQHLAGFKVPRQIRFTELPKTSTGKIQKQALRDPEQSGTGP